The Mytilus edulis chromosome 12, xbMytEdul2.2, whole genome shotgun sequence genome contains a region encoding:
- the LOC139497663 gene encoding uncharacterized protein, which yields MILMDRIIKSSFDAFQKSTNENQRQLSETQLAKIEEMNSDNYVFKRKGNEEQFKVNSKVANKLKEARCFLREDPEQTEQTQKAAQSISEGLDMLRHRQKLVKLADQSESGWKTVTEYETHSLADDSEDEKRIIRAENKAARKIKNEKQSKQHRSTPYSTSQSSRFNSNTPRNNVPVQRPGKCYECGIPGHWRVDHQTGAFGATMQRNKIDKISKNGSG from the exons ATGATATTGATGGACAGGATTATCAAAAGCAGTTTCGACGCTTTCCAAAAGTCGACGAACGAAAATCAACGACAATTGTCAGAAACACAACTTGCCAAGATTGAAGAAATGAATTCAGACAATTACGTGTTTAAGAGAAAGGGGAATGAAGAACAATTTAAAGTCAATTCCAAAGTTGCCAACAAGTTGAAGGAAGCTAGATGTTTTCTGAGGGAAGACCCGGAGCAAACCGAACAGACCCAAAAGGCAGCACAAAGTATCAGTGAAGGTTTGGATATGTTACGTCATAGACAAAAGTTAGTTAAATTGGCAGATCAATCTGAGAGTGGCTGGAAAACAGTGACAGAATACGAAACTCATAGTCTGGCCGACGACTCTGAAGATGAAAAACGAATCATCAGAGCCGAAAACAAAGCTGCACGTAAAATCAAGAACGAAAAACAAAGTAAACAGCATAGATCAACCCCTTACAGTACCTCTCAGTCGTCGAGATTTAATTCCAACACACCTAGAAATAATGTTCCAGTTCAACGCCCAGGGAAATGTTATGAGTGTGGTATTCCCGGACACTGGAGAGTCGACCATCAAACTGGTGCTTTTGGTGCAACAATGCAAAGAAACAAGATTGACAAGATaagtaaaaat gGATCGGGTTAA